The DNA window GCTACCCGCTCCTTGAGTGAGCATCAGCGCTGGGTCGCCAGTCAGACGAATGGCGTAGGAAACGATCAAGGTAATCGCAAACAAGACAAAGACCGCTTGAAGCAACCGCTTAAGCAAAAAGTGAGTCATGACGTGTCCTTACGTACAATCTTTACCTAAAAAGTGCAGCTTTGCGCAGGCAAAGCTGCATGGAAGTTTACTCAACTGTCACATCATTCAAGCGCAAACGGCTATCAGGAACAGGAGTAAAGTTTTTCACGCGCTTAGCTACACCAAAGATGGCGTTTTCACTGTACAAAGGCATCTCAAGTGCTCGATCAGCGGTGTAGTGCGCAATCTCTTGCAGCATAGAGAGACGTTTGGCTTGGTCGGTCACTGAACGCTGCGCTTCCAACATCTGGTCTAACTTAGGATCGCTATCGTATGGGTTCCATTTTTCACCAGAGTGATACATAAAGTACGCAGTGTTGTCGTAATCCAGCGTCCAACCACCCCAAGACTGTTGGAACATCGCGCCCGTTTTACCGGCAGGTACAATGTCATTCAGCAATACGTTGGTTTCGTAAGGCTTGATGATGGCTTTTAAGCCGATGATCTGTAGATAACTAGCCACCGCTTGAGCCACTTCATTGAAGGTTGCGTTGTTACCACGAATATCGATTTGTACTTGCGCGCCCGGTTTCACGCCTGCGGCTTTCAGTAGCTGCTGCGCTTTGGCTGGGTCATACGGTAGTGGCTTCATTTTCGGGTCGTTACCAAATGAAATGGCACTTTGGAAACTGGCAATCGCTTCGGCTTGACCACCTAAAATGGAATCGATGATCGCTTGGCGATCAACACCATAAATCAGCGCCTTACGTACACGCTCATCTTTGGTAATTCCATTTTTGGTGTTAAAACGCAGGGCATACACCGTTGGACTGGTCGCCGACATAATCGTCAGCTTAGGATCGTTTTTAATGGTTGGGATCATCGCGATCGGAATGGTTGGCGGAATCACCACATCCACGCGGCCCGATTGCAGCTCAGCCACCGCGGTCGATGGTTCAGAGATAAAGCGATATTTAAGCTCAGAGAGTTTTGCTTTATCACCCCAGAAATTCGGATACGCTTTTAACGTGATGCCGACTTTAGGCTGATACGACTCAAATTCAAATGGACCAGTACCCACTGGGTGAGTATTAAAATACTCTTCCCCTTTCTCTTGGATATATTTTGGCGGCACGATCATCGCACCATAACCCGCCAACTTAGTTAGCAGAACTGGGTCAGCCGCTTTAAGGAAGAAATCCACCGTGTAATCATCCACCACGGCGACATGGTCAATCGCAGAATAGTTTGAACGTTGTGGCCCTTTTTTACCTTCATCGCCCAGCAGACGATCAAAGGTAAATTTCACCGCGTTGGCGTTAAAAGGCTCGCCATCATGGAAGGTCACGCCTTTACGCAAAGCAAAGCGGATTTTCTTGCCGTCATCGGAGATTTTCCACGAGGTCGCCAGCGCTGGCTGTAACTTAAGGTCTGGGCCGCGATAGGTCAAACCATCGTACATATTGGTGGCAACCGATGCCCAGTTAACCAAAAACGTGTCAATCGGGTCCCAACTGCCGGGATCTTGCGGTGAAGAAACGGTCAGTGTACCCGCTGCCATTGACATGGAGGAAAAGGTCACGCCCGCTGCCAGTGCAAAGCACTTAAGCCATTGTTTTTGCTTCATCATTGAAATACTCTCCATTTTGTAAATTGTAAAACGCCCCATCCTTTGGAACGCTAGCAACATAGTGCCCTTCACTCACCTGCGTATACTCTAGCTGGGGTGGTTGATAACCCACTTCATGCACAGGACTTGGAATATCACCATTGATCAAAAGGTGTTCTTTACGTTGAGTCGGGTCAGCAACCGGAACGGCGGACAGCAGCTTTTGTGTGTAAGGATGCGTTGGTGAATCAAACACTTGTGCACGCTTACCTAATTCAACGATTTGTCCTAAGTAGAGCACAGCAACGCGGTGGCTCATCTTCTCTACGACCGCCATATCGTGGCTGATAAAGAGATAGGCAATACCAAACTCTTGCTGTAACTCCATAAAAAGATTGATGATCTGTGCTTGAATCGACACATCCAGCGCAGAGAGCGCTTCATCTGCGATGATTAACTTCGGCTCAGAAGCCAATGCCCGTGCGATACAGATACGTTGCCTTTGCCCACCCGAAAACTCGTGGGGATAGCGTTTGGCATGTTCCGCTTGTAAGCCGACTCGTTCCAGTAGCTGCGCCACTCGTGCTTGAATCGCTTTCTCATCACGGATCAAGTTGTGCGTGCGAATCGGTTCGGCGATGGAAAAACCGACGGTTTTACGCGGATCCAGTGAAGCGAACGGGTCTTGAAAGATGTATTGCACATCGCGCTTTAAACGATGCTGCTCTTGTGGGGATAAGCGATCGAGCTGTCGCCCTTCAAAGCAAATTGAACCGCTCGTTGCCTGCTGAAGCTGCTGAATTGTACGACCAATAGTGGATTTACCAGAGCCCGATTCGCCCACCAGCGACAGCGTTTCTCCAGGATAAATATTGAAACTCACACTTTCAACTGCGTGTACTTTATGGGTTGCACGTCCCCAGAAGTTTTTCTTGGTAATAAACTGAGTGACCAAGTCATTGACTTGCAACAGCGGCTCTTGATCGTAGCGAGCCGTGTTTTGTTCCACTTCTGCGCCAATACTCACCAGCTGGTTATCGCGCATCACCGTCACCGGAAATTGATAGGGATTTGCGCGTCCAACCATACTGCCTAATTTAGGCACAGCCGACAGTAGCGCTTGGGTATAAGGGTGCTTTGGCGCGGCAAACAGCTGCTTCACTTCACCCTGCTCGACCTTATTCCCTTGCCACATCACCACCACATCATCAGCGATTTCAGCAACTACGCCCATGTCATGGGTAATGAAGATCACCGCCATATTCAGCGACTTTTGCAAGTCAGCAATGATAGACAGAATTTGGGCTTGAATGGTTACATCCAGTGCCGTGGTGGGTTCATCAGCAATCAGCACTTTAGGCTTACATGCTAAGGCCATAGCGATCATAACGCGCTGGCGCATACCACCCGATAGTTGATGCGGATAGCGCACTAACATGTCACGAGCATCTGGCATTCGCACCAATTCCAATAAGCGCTCACTTTCGGCCATGGCTTCGGCTTTGGTCAGTTTTTCATGCAACAAGAGCGCTTCACTCAGCTGGTCACCAATGGTAAACACTGGGTTGAGCGAGGTCATTGGCTCTTGAAAGATCATCGCAATCTCTTTGCCACGTACCTGAAGCATTTGCTCTTGAGACAAAGCAAGCAAATCGAGCGTATTTCCCTGATGGGTATAAAGAATTTTTCCAGAGGTATAGCGAGCACCACCGATATCAGCCAAACGCATGATCGATTGAGAAGTGACGGATTTTCCTGAACCCGATTCCCCCACAATAGCGAGAGTGCGCCCCGGCGTCACATCAAAGCTTAAATCGCTAATCACTTGTGATTCACCAAAAGAGACGGAGAGGTTCTTTACAGAAAGAATTGCGGATTGAGTTACGTCTGCCACCTGTTCATCCTTGATCAGTTCGGTAAACACGCTGCTTTAAACCAGCGAAAATGACATCCGTTCATTCTCTTTTTTTGCGGTTTAGCGGCTACCTAAGGTTATGTCTAACGTTCATCATGAGAAGATTTAGCAATGTAATCAACTTATATTAATGCATAGTTGATAACTAAATGTTATGGTTTTCCGAACTGAATTTCTGCTGTAAAAAGCAGCAATCATCGTTTAATGACCAGCTAACACACCAGCAAGGATGGCTATGAAATTTCGTCAGATTGAAGCCTTTCGTTACATCATGTTACGGGGTACTACGTCTGCAGCCGCGAATGAAATGCACGTGACCCAACCGGCAGTAAGCCGCTTGATCAGTGACTTAGAAGATTCACTGAGTTTTCGGTTGTTCGAAAGACGTAAAGGCCGACTTTATCCCACCGATGAAGCCGTCGAATTTTTCAGCTCGGTTGAAGAGAGCTTCCTAGGGCTAGAAAAACTCGAATCGGTCGCCAATAACATTCGCACCCGCACCCCAAGAGAGCTGCGTATTGCGGTCACTTCAGCTATTGCAAGTACGTTAGTGCCCATGGCACTGAAAGAGCACAAGAAGTTTTATCCCGAAGAACGGGTGGTGATTTTAACGTACAGCTTGTCAGAGATGGTGACCAAACTGCAGACCAACTCGGTTGACCTCGCCGTTGGCTTACAACTGCCGCAATTGGTCGGCATCGAGCAAGAATTTATCGGTAACGCTCGCTATGTCTTTGCAGCAAAAGAGGGTCATCCATTACTCGAAAAAGAGGTGATTACCGCCAACGATCTCAAAGGACAAGAGGTGCTTACGGTATTGGACTCCTACCCTAAATATTGGAGCCATCTTGAACAGGCGACCGATTCCGTGCGCGCTGAATTGGGTAAAAACCTGTATATCGATACCTCACACACTGGCTACGCCATGATAGCCTCGGGCCTTGCAGTCGGCGTATTAGAACCTTTCGCTGCGCGCGTGTGGGTTAAAAATGGCGTTGTCACCAGACCTTTTGAACCGCAAATCCGCTATCCCTACGGGTTTGCTTACCCAACCAACACGCGTCACCACACCTCATTGCACCAGTTTATCCAGTCGATAAAAAATGTCGCACAAACGATGCCTGAGTTTTTTGATAGATAAGCAAAAAGCGCTCACCAAGCGGAGCGCTCTTTTCTACTCGAAAGTCACTATAAATAAAGACACTATAAAGAGAGACTCTACAAAATAGTGCCTTTCATCTGATAGAACTCACCAGACATAGTGGTGTAGTAAGCGTAGGAAATGCGGGAGACAAAATTGTCGCAATGAACCACGGTGTTCTTGTCCGCTTCTTGCCATGAGATGAGAAAATTATTTCCATCCAGTTCGCGCCAAGAGAAAGGCACTTCCATTACTGTGCCGGTAAGATCACCGGTTAAAAATTCAATACGAATGGTTTTGCCATCGTGAAGATAGCCATTTTTAACTTCTAAGCCGTTATCCATTCGAATGGTAAATTCCTGTCCTTTATAAGGAAAGACATTGTCAGTCACAAAATACTCCTTGCTTTGATACATCGTTCTTAAGTTGCCCATCTATCGAATGAACGTGCCACCCGCCATACAGCGTTTGTCTTTGATCTCTTTGGGCAGAGAATTGACTTGCACCACCAGTACTTTAGCCGGTTCCTTACCCAACGTGCCTGAGATATGACCAATCTTGCCATCTTGTTGGACTGCGTCGATATCGTAACCAAATGAGAGATCACCTGGGCCAAATTTCACGCGGTGATGATCCATGGTTTCGATATACCAATGTCCTGAAACAGGAATCACCCATTGAGCACTTGGGCTTTTATGCCAAGTTCCCGCCCAGCCTACAGGCATGATGTTGAACACGTAACGTGTGGTTTTCATGTCGTCAGTTGATACCAACTCTGGAGCACCACCCACACTGAAATTCTGAAATGACAATTTGTCTAATTCACAATAAGCTTGGTGAGTCA is part of the Vibrio porteresiae DSM 19223 genome and encodes:
- a CDS encoding ABC transporter substrate-binding protein, coding for MMKQKQWLKCFALAAGVTFSSMSMAAGTLTVSSPQDPGSWDPIDTFLVNWASVATNMYDGLTYRGPDLKLQPALATSWKISDDGKKIRFALRKGVTFHDGEPFNANAVKFTFDRLLGDEGKKGPQRSNYSAIDHVAVVDDYTVDFFLKAADPVLLTKLAGYGAMIVPPKYIQEKGEEYFNTHPVGTGPFEFESYQPKVGITLKAYPNFWGDKAKLSELKYRFISEPSTAVAELQSGRVDVVIPPTIPIAMIPTIKNDPKLTIMSATSPTVYALRFNTKNGITKDERVRKALIYGVDRQAIIDSILGGQAEAIASFQSAISFGNDPKMKPLPYDPAKAQQLLKAAGVKPGAQVQIDIRGNNATFNEVAQAVASYLQIIGLKAIIKPYETNVLLNDIVPAGKTGAMFQQSWGGWTLDYDNTAYFMYHSGEKWNPYDSDPKLDQMLEAQRSVTDQAKRLSMLQEIAHYTADRALEMPLYSENAIFGVAKRVKNFTPVPDSRLRLNDVTVE
- a CDS encoding ABC transporter ATP-binding protein → MADVTQSAILSVKNLSVSFGESQVISDLSFDVTPGRTLAIVGESGSGKSVTSQSIMRLADIGGARYTSGKILYTHQGNTLDLLALSQEQMLQVRGKEIAMIFQEPMTSLNPVFTIGDQLSEALLLHEKLTKAEAMAESERLLELVRMPDARDMLVRYPHQLSGGMRQRVMIAMALACKPKVLIADEPTTALDVTIQAQILSIIADLQKSLNMAVIFITHDMGVVAEIADDVVVMWQGNKVEQGEVKQLFAAPKHPYTQALLSAVPKLGSMVGRANPYQFPVTVMRDNQLVSIGAEVEQNTARYDQEPLLQVNDLVTQFITKKNFWGRATHKVHAVESVSFNIYPGETLSLVGESGSGKSTIGRTIQQLQQATSGSICFEGRQLDRLSPQEQHRLKRDVQYIFQDPFASLDPRKTVGFSIAEPIRTHNLIRDEKAIQARVAQLLERVGLQAEHAKRYPHEFSGGQRQRICIARALASEPKLIIADEALSALDVSIQAQIINLFMELQQEFGIAYLFISHDMAVVEKMSHRVAVLYLGQIVELGKRAQVFDSPTHPYTQKLLSAVPVADPTQRKEHLLINGDIPSPVHEVGYQPPQLEYTQVSEGHYVASVPKDGAFYNLQNGEYFNDEAKTMA
- a CDS encoding LysR family transcriptional regulator, with amino-acid sequence MKFRQIEAFRYIMLRGTTSAAANEMHVTQPAVSRLISDLEDSLSFRLFERRKGRLYPTDEAVEFFSSVEESFLGLEKLESVANNIRTRTPRELRIAVTSAIASTLVPMALKEHKKFYPEERVVILTYSLSEMVTKLQTNSVDLAVGLQLPQLVGIEQEFIGNARYVFAAKEGHPLLEKEVITANDLKGQEVLTVLDSYPKYWSHLEQATDSVRAELGKNLYIDTSHTGYAMIASGLAVGVLEPFAARVWVKNGVVTRPFEPQIRYPYGFAYPTNTRHHTSLHQFIQSIKNVAQTMPEFFDR
- a CDS encoding MoaF-related domain-containing protein, with translation MTDNVFPYKGQEFTIRMDNGLEVKNGYLHDGKTIRIEFLTGDLTGTVMEVPFSWRELDGNNFLISWQEADKNTVVHCDNFVSRISYAYYTTMSGEFYQMKGTIL
- a CDS encoding cupin domain-containing protein, coding for MNIRVLGLACLLTPCVVMAGVPNNKIGYESLYNDANGVTHQAYCELDKLSFQNFSVGGAPELVSTDDMKTTRYVFNIMPVGWAGTWHKSPSAQWVIPVSGHWYIETMDHHRVKFGPGDLSFGYDIDAVQQDGKIGHISGTLGKEPAKVLVVQVNSLPKEIKDKRCMAGGTFIR